ACATGGGAATTTTGCCAGTGGTTGGTTTACCCCTGCCGTTTGTCAGCTACGGAGGCAGTTCCTTGATTACTGGTTTGGCTATGGCCGGCATTATGCAAAGTATCATGATGCGAGCCACCACCAAACGCTAGGGCTTTGTCCCTTATTTTATTTATTAGAAAAATATATATGTCAGAGGCTATTGTTTTATCCGCCGAATTAAGAAAAGAGCGGGTTACTGATAAGAAAGATTTTATTCCGGCCGTAGTCTACGGTTCAGGTATGGAAAATACTTCTTTAGTTCTTAAGAGAAATGATTTTGAAAAAGTTTTTGCCCAAAGTGGAGAATCCGGACTTTTATCTTTGCAGATAGAAGGTGGTAAAACCGTACCGGTGATTGTTAAAGATTTTCAAGCTGATCCGGTTAAGCACCGTATTATGCATGTGGACTTTTTCATGGTTAACATGAAAGAAAAAGTTATAGCTGAAGTAAATTTGGATTTTGTTGGAGAAGCACCAGCCGCCAAAACTTATGGAGGTATTGTGATTAAAAGTCGCGATACGGTGGAAATTGAATGTTTACCAAATGATTTAATGCAGAAAATGGAAGTTGATTTATCTGTTTTGGAAAATCTTGGAGATGCCATTTATCTTAAAGATCTTAAGTTACCAGACGGAGTTAATATTATTGGTGAAGCTGAGGAGGTTATTGCTAACGTTGTAGAGCCTCGTAAGATTGTTGAAACAGCTGAGGTTACGGAAACTACTACATCTGAGAAAGAAGAGAAAGAGGAAGGTGATAAAAAAGAGGAAGAGACTAAGGAATAACAAGATAATAAGACAGTGTTGTATAATAAAAAACCCGCTTTAGCGGGTTTTTTGTTTAAAACTCTATTTTTACCAATCTAATTTTTCCAGCCAGATCTTTTTTCCATTCTATCTTTTTAGAGCCTTCTTCTTTGGCTATTTTAATAAGAGGATTTTTTTGTCTGGGATTTATTTCACATAAGACAATAATCTTCTGATTATTTTCTTCTTTATTCTTTTTAATTATTTTAACTTTTTTTGGCTCTTTTAACTTTTTAAATTCTTTAAAATCTTTAAGCTCTTTGATCTCTTTAAAGAGTCGGCGGTAAATATCCAATCCATTGTAACCTCCGTCCAGGGCAATTACCGGCTCTTTTTTAATACTTGGCTCTTTGGCTATTTCTTTGGGCGTTAGGTAAGGCAAGTTAGCGGTAATAATGAGATTTTTTTGCAATAAACTTTTTGGTAGTTTTTTTA
This genomic window from Patescibacteria group bacterium contains:
- a CDS encoding 50S ribosomal protein L25, whose amino-acid sequence is MSEAIVLSAELRKERVTDKKDFIPAVVYGSGMENTSLVLKRNDFEKVFAQSGESGLLSLQIEGGKTVPVIVKDFQADPVKHRIMHVDFFMVNMKEKVIAEVNLDFVGEAPAAKTYGGIVIKSRDTVEIECLPNDLMQKMEVDLSVLENLGDAIYLKDLKLPDGVNIIGEAEEVIANVVEPRKIVETAEVTETTTSEKEEKEEGDKKEEETKE